The Phycisphaeraceae bacterium genome includes a window with the following:
- a CDS encoding WecB/TagA/CpsF family glycosyltransferase codes for MREQCDRMTEVEVMGVGLARATESEVVTWVVGHARSGVGGWVVTPNLDILRRCVVDEGVRALVGRADVRVADGQPLVWASRLAGDELPERVAGSSLVWTVSEAAARAGVGVVLIGGSPGDAEAAGRVLAERYSGLEVLGVHCPAVGFEEDPAAMAEVEAVVKGLGGAIIFVGLGFPKQELLIERLRELAPESCWLGVGISFSYVAGTVKRAPGWARGLGVEWFYRLVQEPGRLWRRYLLEGLPFAVRLGWWSLRRRLGRSGG; via the coding sequence TGGTGACGTGGGTGGTGGGTCATGCGCGTTCGGGGGTTGGGGGGTGGGTGGTGACGCCTAATCTGGATATTCTGCGGCGATGTGTGGTGGATGAGGGGGTGCGGGCGTTGGTGGGTCGTGCGGATGTTCGGGTGGCGGATGGTCAGCCGTTGGTGTGGGCGAGTCGCTTGGCGGGTGATGAGCTGCCGGAGCGGGTGGCGGGATCGAGTCTGGTGTGGACGGTGAGTGAGGCGGCGGCGCGGGCTGGTGTGGGGGTGGTGTTGATTGGGGGATCGCCTGGGGATGCGGAGGCGGCGGGGCGGGTGCTGGCCGAGCGTTATTCGGGCCTTGAGGTGCTGGGGGTGCATTGCCCGGCTGTGGGTTTTGAGGAGGATCCTGCGGCGATGGCTGAGGTGGAGGCGGTTGTGAAGGGTTTGGGGGGTGCGATTATTTTTGTTGGGCTGGGATTTCCGAAGCAGGAGTTGTTGATCGAGAGGCTGCGAGAGCTGGCTCCCGAGTCGTGCTGGTTGGGGGTAGGGATTTCCTTTAGTTATGTGGCGGGGACGGTGAAGCGGGCACCGGGATGGGCTCGTGGGCTGGGTGTGGAGTGGTTTTATCGGCTGGTGCAGGAGCCTGGGCGGTTGTGGCGTCGATATCTGCTGGAGGGTTTGCCCTTTGCGGTGCGGCTGGGGTGGTGGTCGTTGCGGAGGAGGCTGGGCCGGAGTGGGGGATGA